A window of the Candidatus Poribacteria bacterium genome harbors these coding sequences:
- the pilM gene encoding type IV pilus assembly protein PilM: MAKNQIVSIDIGTSAIKLVQLEQTAAGIRLVNVGIEAYPYTAPTTEVPIEVISEALQRVWRGVGGRSTSVALSIPRLLVTSRRLTNLPAAATDDQLSNLVAIQAETELPFRVEGAIYDHHDVHRSEDGISVELIAARREAVQQQIDYLKPLGITPRGVMPSTLATSALAGIANHKDDSSTGMTMVVDIGAGRTDLCLLAEEALRFSRSFPIGGNHLTHLYQQEMGSDFEIAERRKIMDAALNQHLQASNPSYEWADGLVVELKRSINGAKRDLNLDGDRIVSKIWLCGGGARVSGLADYIADRLEVPVLLWNPLDAFKEVWDEQRSDSQSVDSFSDTLAVALGLGVNALTSQISLDLLPSEEKVKLTQAQQRKRTLMAVAAGLVLLVGLGLGALTQSRIHQAKIVALDGAIRNISQAESNAKRTLTKDLAIVNLLAPRVSPLDIVRELSVRFSDRTKVAWTGLNITRLDDLERAKITFNIEAQSHPDVSQTISTMAQSGAFTNIKSGQVTSIERDKKPIFQAQITCNLSKDAIHQFAQTRDLNHNLSRKTESSSQKSAFLEKKKVGK; this comes from the coding sequence ATGGCAAAAAACCAAATCGTGTCCATCGATATTGGCACAAGCGCAATTAAGTTGGTGCAGCTAGAGCAGACTGCAGCCGGAATTCGCCTCGTCAACGTAGGGATAGAAGCGTATCCCTACACAGCCCCTACGACAGAAGTTCCGATTGAGGTGATCTCCGAGGCCTTGCAGCGTGTGTGGCGAGGTGTTGGCGGACGTAGTACTTCGGTGGCGTTATCAATTCCCCGCTTGTTAGTCACATCGCGTCGATTGACAAACCTGCCCGCTGCGGCAACAGATGACCAACTCTCTAACCTAGTTGCTATACAGGCCGAAACGGAACTCCCTTTCCGGGTGGAAGGTGCTATCTACGACCACCATGACGTGCATCGTTCGGAGGATGGCATCTCCGTCGAGCTAATTGCCGCAAGACGTGAAGCGGTACAACAGCAGATAGATTATCTGAAACCACTCGGTATTACACCTAGAGGTGTGATGCCTTCTACCCTCGCAACGAGTGCGTTGGCGGGAATCGCAAATCACAAAGACGATTCGTCAACTGGAATGACGATGGTTGTGGATATTGGTGCGGGCCGGACAGACCTGTGCTTGCTCGCTGAAGAGGCGCTACGGTTCTCACGGAGTTTTCCTATTGGCGGCAATCATCTGACCCATCTATATCAGCAAGAGATGGGGAGCGATTTTGAGATCGCTGAGCGGCGAAAAATTATGGATGCTGCGCTGAATCAGCACCTTCAAGCCTCTAATCCCTCGTACGAATGGGCGGATGGACTAGTCGTAGAGTTGAAACGCTCTATAAACGGGGCAAAACGAGACCTTAACCTTGATGGTGATAGGATCGTCAGTAAAATCTGGTTGTGCGGTGGGGGAGCGCGGGTTTCTGGCCTGGCAGACTATATCGCGGATCGCTTAGAAGTACCAGTTCTGCTTTGGAATCCACTTGATGCTTTCAAGGAGGTCTGGGACGAACAACGCTCCGACTCCCAATCTGTAGACAGCTTTAGCGATACACTCGCTGTTGCCTTGGGGCTAGGTGTTAATGCGTTAACCTCCCAGATCTCTTTGGATCTCCTTCCCTCAGAAGAAAAGGTCAAATTGACACAGGCTCAGCAGCGGAAGCGGACGCTAATGGCTGTTGCAGCTGGATTGGTGCTGCTAGTAGGACTTGGGTTGGGTGCGCTGACGCAGAGCAGAATCCATCAGGCAAAAATTGTTGCTCTGGATGGAGCGATCAGAAACATCAGCCAAGCCGAATCCAACGCGAAAAGAACATTGACCAAAGATTTAGCAATCGTGAATCTTTTAGCACCTCGTGTTTCTCCGCTCGATATCGTGCGTGAGTTGAGCGTACGGTTTTCTGATCGCACAAAGGTCGCTTGGACGGGGCTTAACATTACCAGATTAGATGACCTTGAAAGAGCGAAGATTACTTTCAACATTGAAGCCCAATCGCACCCAGATGTGAGCCAGACAATAAGCACTATGGCACAATCGGGGGCATTTACAAATATCAAATCTGGTCAGGTCACAAGCATTGAACGCGATAAGAAGCCAATTTTTCAGGCGCAGATCACCTGTAATCTATCAAAAGATGCGATACATCAGTTCGCCCAAACTCGCGATCTTAATCACAATCTGTCTCGGAAAACCGAAAGCAGTAGTCAGAAAAGCGCTTTTCTAGAAAAAAAGAAGGTCGGCAAATGA
- a CDS encoding tryptophan 7-halogenase, whose product MKKKDATKNESYDVIVVGGGPGGSTTATLVAEKGHRVLLLERDKSPQFKVGESLMPATYWTFKRLGVIKKLKASHFPEKYSVQFYASSGKASAPFYFFRNDPHESSMTWQVLRSEFDQMLLENAQEKGVEVQRGVSVHEVLFEGEKAVGVRAKLGDGRIAELPAKVVVDSTGQSALISRKLKINTIEPTLKKASIFTHFEGGIRDEGIDEGATLILHTESKDSWFWSIPLPHDRVSIGVVGDLDYLLQDRRGSDGTLSHQAIFDEELAKCPALKPRLADAKQLFPVKVTKDFSYRANRMAGDGWVLVGDAFGFLDPVYSSGLFLALKSGEMAADTINEALEKEDFSAEQLGRFGTEFVAGMEAIRKLVYAFYTKDFSFARFLGRFPECQQGIVDILSGNVYRKDVTGIFGPMAEMCDLPEDMRL is encoded by the coding sequence ATGAAAAAAAAAGATGCAACTAAAAACGAAAGTTATGATGTAATCGTCGTCGGTGGTGGACCTGGGGGTAGCACTACTGCAACACTGGTAGCAGAAAAAGGTCATCGGGTGCTGCTTTTGGAGCGCGATAAGTCTCCTCAGTTTAAGGTGGGCGAATCGCTGATGCCAGCGACTTACTGGACATTTAAGCGATTGGGGGTTATCAAAAAACTGAAAGCCAGCCATTTTCCCGAAAAGTATAGTGTTCAGTTTTATGCCAGTTCTGGTAAAGCGTCTGCACCCTTCTATTTTTTTCGCAACGATCCCCACGAGTCTTCTATGACTTGGCAGGTGTTACGCAGCGAGTTTGACCAGATGCTGCTCGAAAACGCGCAGGAAAAAGGGGTGGAAGTTCAGCGCGGTGTCAGTGTGCACGAGGTGTTGTTTGAAGGGGAAAAAGCTGTTGGTGTCCGAGCAAAACTTGGGGATGGACGGATAGCCGAACTCCCAGCTAAGGTGGTTGTGGATTCGACAGGTCAAAGCGCCCTAATTTCGCGGAAGTTGAAGATAAACACCATAGAACCAACGCTGAAAAAAGCGTCAATCTTCACCCATTTTGAGGGCGGGATTCGGGACGAGGGAATTGACGAAGGCGCGACGCTAATTCTCCACACAGAGAGCAAGGATTCATGGTTCTGGTCTATTCCGCTCCCGCACGATCGAGTGAGTATAGGGGTTGTGGGTGATTTGGACTATCTCCTGCAAGACCGAAGGGGGAGTGATGGCACTCTTTCCCATCAAGCGATTTTTGACGAAGAACTCGCGAAGTGCCCTGCCTTGAAGCCACGTCTTGCTGATGCCAAGCAACTGTTCCCGGTCAAGGTCACAAAGGACTTTTCATATCGCGCCAACCGTATGGCTGGAGATGGATGGGTGTTAGTGGGGGATGCCTTTGGGTTTCTGGATCCCGTTTACTCCTCTGGATTATTTCTCGCACTTAAATCCGGCGAAATGGCAGCGGACACCATTAATGAAGCATTGGAAAAGGAGGATTTTTCAGCGGAGCAGTTGGGAAGGTTCGGCACAGAATTTGTTGCGGGAATGGAGGCAATCCGTAAGTTGGTTTACGCCTTCTATACAAAAGACTTCAGTTTTGCAAGATTTTTGGGACGGTTTCCAGAATGTCAGCAGGGCATTGTTGACATCCTCAGCGGAAATGTATATCGAAAGGATGTCACAGGAATTTTCGGTCCCATGGCGGAGATGTGTGACTTGCCGGAGGATATGCGTTTGTGA